Proteins encoded by one window of Phytohabitans houttuyneae:
- a CDS encoding AAA family ATPase, which translates to MPNPLRATDLFVGRQQLLAEVAELLDQGQSTLLLGGRRMGKTTLARELTSTLVGRTIVRTDAAGWGLKTEASALGALLSVVRGQRETEHSQATWDDIVEVLEQHRPLALVIDEADRILQPAWGPGFFTFLRWLDDTHLRSELAILLIGGPALVLFQDQEQGGSPPLNTAEQRYLESLDRDAVAELVHLAGGTVPTEEVMTLAGGHAWLTTRLLAEVWQGRSLDEAAEPIHERAASTFHSWQHQLGPRALEFLRTFPPQGLRPTDPNWASSRESARFARCVGVLRQEHGRLCRGPRIFFDWLDHQDPDAIRWDIAIAFAPQDEEKARTIRAHLPDDARTYFAPESTVDARRSDDQRLLPNLHGVASRLVLVISTAHYVANHWRHDEYLYLVSRGLRAHFVDLGRLPTSANGLAHYGTTPSELQRLAHTLRQELGYA; encoded by the coding sequence ATGCCGAACCCGCTGCGCGCTACCGACCTCTTCGTCGGCCGGCAACAGCTTCTCGCCGAGGTCGCGGAACTGCTCGACCAGGGACAGTCCACATTGCTTTTGGGCGGACGGCGGATGGGAAAAACCACGCTGGCACGGGAACTCACCTCCACACTGGTCGGACGCACAATCGTGCGGACCGACGCGGCCGGCTGGGGCCTAAAAACCGAGGCCTCAGCGCTGGGGGCACTGCTAAGTGTCGTGAGAGGGCAACGGGAGACTGAGCACTCACAGGCGACCTGGGACGACATCGTCGAGGTGCTCGAGCAGCACCGCCCCCTGGCACTGGTGATCGACGAGGCTGACCGTATCCTCCAGCCAGCGTGGGGGCCGGGCTTTTTCACCTTCCTGCGCTGGCTCGACGACACGCACCTTCGCAGCGAGCTGGCCATCCTTCTCATCGGCGGGCCGGCGTTGGTGCTCTTCCAAGATCAGGAGCAGGGCGGCTCGCCACCGCTCAACACAGCCGAGCAACGCTACCTTGAGTCGCTCGACCGCGACGCGGTGGCTGAGCTCGTCCACTTGGCCGGCGGCACCGTTCCCACCGAAGAGGTAATGACGCTCGCGGGCGGCCACGCATGGCTGACCACCCGCCTACTGGCCGAGGTCTGGCAAGGCCGATCGCTGGACGAAGCAGCCGAGCCGATCCACGAGCGGGCGGCCTCGACCTTCCATTCCTGGCAGCACCAGCTCGGCCCGCGGGCGCTCGAGTTCCTGCGCACCTTTCCGCCGCAGGGACTGCGGCCGACCGACCCTAACTGGGCGTCAAGCCGGGAGTCGGCGCGGTTCGCCCGATGCGTCGGTGTGCTGCGCCAGGAGCACGGCCGACTCTGCCGTGGGCCGCGGATATTCTTCGACTGGCTCGACCACCAGGACCCGGACGCGATCCGGTGGGACATAGCAATCGCGTTCGCCCCGCAGGACGAGGAAAAGGCCCGTACCATCCGGGCTCACCTGCCTGACGACGCACGGACCTACTTCGCACCAGAGTCCACCGTAGACGCCCGGCGCAGCGACGATCAGCGGCTGCTGCCGAATCTCCATGGTGTCGCGAGCCGCTTGGTCCTCGTCATCTCAACCGCTCACTACGTCGCCAACCACTGGCGGCACGACGAGTACCTGTACCTCGTCAGCCGGGGCCTACGCGCTCACTTCGTTGACCTAGGCCGGCTCCCCACATCCGCGAATGGTCTGGCGCACTATGGCACCACGCCAAGCGAACTTCAGCGACTGGCACACACGCTGCGGCAGGAACTCGGCTACGCCTGA
- a CDS encoding IS630 family transposase: protein MAEPVRARRLTDEEGRRLQQIVRRGKHGTIRVRRAMIIMASASGTPTPAIARLVAAHEDTVRDVIHAFNEIGLRALDPNWAGGRPRRISTDDEQFVVATATGRPTKVGRPFTRWSIRKLADYLANNPVRRVIVGRERLRQLLRDNSVTFQRTRTWKESSDPNKEAKLDRIEQVTSQFPDRCFAFDQFGPLSIRPHHGSSWSPKTRPDRLPATYTRTHGIRYFHGCYSLGDDQLWGVMRRRKGGDHTLAALKTIRAARPDGAPIYVILDNLSANKTPAIRAWCARNKVELVLTPTSASWANPIEAQFGPLRAFTMANSNYPNHTVLARALHAYLRWRNANARHPDVLTAQRRERARIRSERQQRWGRPRTKAA from the coding sequence ATGGCTGAGCCGGTACGAGCGCGGCGGCTGACCGATGAGGAAGGCCGCCGGCTGCAACAGATTGTGCGGCGGGGCAAGCACGGGACCATCCGGGTCCGCCGCGCCATGATCATCATGGCGTCGGCGTCCGGCACGCCGACGCCGGCGATCGCACGCCTGGTCGCCGCGCACGAGGACACCGTCCGGGACGTGATCCACGCCTTCAACGAGATCGGGCTACGCGCACTGGACCCTAACTGGGCGGGCGGCCGTCCCCGCCGAATCAGCACAGACGACGAGCAGTTCGTCGTCGCGACGGCCACCGGGCGGCCCACCAAGGTGGGCCGCCCGTTCACCCGCTGGAGCATCCGCAAGCTCGCCGACTACCTGGCCAACAACCCCGTCCGCCGGGTCATCGTCGGCCGGGAACGGCTGCGGCAACTGCTGCGCGACAACAGCGTCACGTTCCAACGCACCCGCACCTGGAAAGAATCATCAGATCCGAACAAGGAAGCCAAGCTGGACCGGATCGAGCAGGTCACTTCGCAGTTCCCGGACCGGTGTTTCGCCTTCGACCAGTTCGGGCCGTTGTCGATCCGCCCGCACCACGGCTCGTCGTGGTCGCCGAAGACCCGTCCGGACCGGCTGCCAGCCACCTACACCCGCACGCACGGGATCCGCTACTTCCATGGCTGCTACAGCCTCGGCGACGACCAACTCTGGGGCGTGATGCGCCGCCGTAAAGGCGGCGACCACACCCTGGCCGCGCTCAAAACGATCCGGGCCGCCCGCCCAGACGGCGCACCCATCTACGTGATCCTGGACAACTTGTCCGCCAACAAGACCCCGGCGATCCGGGCCTGGTGCGCGCGGAACAAGGTCGAATTGGTCCTGACCCCGACCAGCGCCTCGTGGGCCAACCCGATCGAGGCCCAGTTCGGACCACTACGCGCCTTCACCATGGCCAACTCCAACTACCCCAACCACACCGTCCTAGCCCGCGCCCTGCACGCCTACCTACGCTGGCGCAACGCCAACGCCCGCCATCCCGACGTCCTCACCGCACAACGCCGCGAACGCGCCCGCATCCGCAGCGAACGCCAACAACGCTGGGGCCGACCCCGCACCAAGGCCGCCTGA
- a CDS encoding DEAD/DEAH box helicase has product MAFDFESLSVGDTLSTIIDPVTLFDSLPNKRPGYGYLRAVQQAVLEQWSDRRGVRDVVIKTNTGGGKTVVGLIILQCCLNEGKGPALYLAPTPDLALRVLEEAANLGIATVDDPQATKFLRSEAICVTTMNVLVNGKTRFGLTVSGSRHRPVPVGSVVVDDAHAALAMTEEKTRLVIPNDHEAYGKLLDLFEEDLRTQNLKAVLDIEDGDYTAVAAVPFWAWQDKQENALQILHPYRQTDAFEWSWPLVGDLLPWCQVVVTAGAFEIMPPCPPIEKIPSFADAGRRVYLTATLADDSVLVTHFDADPTSVASSIVPPSAADLGDRLILAPKISIRRSPTTRCAPWSGRSPMSTTSSS; this is encoded by the coding sequence ATGGCGTTTGACTTTGAGAGCCTGTCAGTCGGGGACACACTCTCGACGATTATCGATCCGGTTACCTTGTTCGATTCGCTACCCAACAAGAGGCCAGGTTACGGCTACCTGCGTGCTGTACAGCAAGCAGTACTCGAGCAGTGGTCGGATCGGCGCGGCGTCCGGGATGTCGTGATCAAGACCAATACCGGTGGCGGCAAGACCGTCGTGGGCCTGATCATCTTGCAGTGCTGCCTTAATGAAGGCAAAGGGCCGGCACTCTATCTGGCACCGACCCCGGATCTAGCGCTGCGAGTTCTTGAGGAAGCCGCCAACCTCGGGATTGCAACGGTCGACGACCCCCAAGCGACGAAGTTCTTGCGTAGCGAAGCTATCTGCGTGACCACGATGAACGTCCTCGTCAACGGGAAGACCCGCTTCGGGCTCACAGTCTCTGGCAGCCGCCATCGACCGGTCCCGGTCGGATCGGTGGTCGTTGACGACGCCCATGCGGCGTTGGCCATGACGGAAGAGAAGACCCGCCTGGTCATCCCCAATGATCATGAGGCGTACGGCAAGCTTCTTGACCTGTTCGAGGAGGACCTGCGTACCCAGAACCTTAAGGCTGTGCTCGATATCGAAGATGGCGACTATACGGCGGTCGCTGCAGTTCCGTTCTGGGCCTGGCAGGACAAGCAGGAGAATGCCCTGCAGATCCTGCATCCATATCGCCAGACAGATGCGTTCGAGTGGTCCTGGCCGCTGGTTGGCGATCTGCTGCCCTGGTGCCAGGTCGTGGTGACGGCGGGTGCATTTGAGATCATGCCGCCCTGTCCGCCGATCGAAAAGATCCCGAGCTTTGCCGATGCTGGCCGCCGCGTCTACCTGACCGCGACACTCGCCGACGACAGTGTCCTGGTTACCCACTTCGACGCTGACCCGACAAGTGTGGCGAGTTCGATCGTGCCGCCTAGCGCCGCTGACCTCGGCGATCGGCTCATCCTCGCCCCCAAGATCTCAATCCGCAGATCACCCACGACCAGGTGCGCGCCTTGGTCCGGTCGATCGCCGATGAGCACAACGTCGTCGTCCTAG
- a CDS encoding IS701 family transposase: MNVVEVERLREDLAGFVAEVFASLTRSGWRQRAAWYLQGLMLDGRRKSIQPMASRLGGVHEQALNHFVTNSPWDVAPVRARIAELVEQAVGPVAWAVDDTGLLKYGTASPCVARQYTGTAGKVTNCQVAVSVSMVTDTASCPVDWRLFVPESWDPTSPNAAEDVHDRRRKAGIGHDIGHREKWRLALDMIDELIGWGHQSPLIVADCGYGDNAQFRHELAQRGLSYVVQVSGDLNAYPVEAIRTTIPRSWTGRPPQPRYRDPVSTLAKLVTAAGAGAARRVTWRQGSRHRAGRPQMMSSRFVFLRVRPAGRVLRDAHRGHDLPEAWLIAQWPPGAAEPIKYWLSNLPKHISKRTLVRWAKLRWRIEHDYREAKTGLGLDHYEGRTWQGWHHHVTLVSAAHAFLTLQRLNPKTQAPE; encoded by the coding sequence GTGAACGTTGTCGAGGTGGAGCGTCTGCGTGAGGATCTGGCTGGTTTCGTTGCTGAGGTGTTCGCGTCGCTGACGCGTAGTGGTTGGCGGCAACGAGCGGCCTGGTATCTGCAAGGGCTGATGCTTGATGGGCGGCGTAAGTCGATCCAGCCGATGGCGAGCCGGCTCGGTGGGGTGCATGAGCAGGCGTTGAACCATTTCGTGACCAACAGCCCGTGGGACGTGGCACCGGTACGGGCCCGGATCGCCGAGTTGGTCGAGCAGGCCGTGGGTCCGGTGGCGTGGGCGGTTGATGACACCGGGCTACTCAAGTACGGAACCGCGTCGCCGTGCGTGGCCCGCCAGTACACCGGTACCGCGGGCAAGGTGACCAACTGCCAGGTCGCGGTGTCGGTCAGCATGGTCACAGACACCGCGTCGTGCCCGGTCGACTGGCGGTTGTTCGTGCCCGAGTCCTGGGATCCGACCTCGCCGAACGCGGCCGAAGATGTGCACGACCGGCGTCGTAAGGCCGGTATCGGCCACGACATCGGGCACCGCGAGAAGTGGCGTCTGGCGTTGGACATGATCGACGAGCTGATCGGGTGGGGACACCAGAGCCCGCTGATCGTCGCGGACTGCGGTTACGGTGACAACGCACAGTTCCGGCACGAACTGGCGCAGCGCGGACTGTCCTATGTGGTGCAGGTCAGCGGTGATCTCAACGCCTACCCGGTCGAGGCCATCCGCACCACGATCCCGCGAAGCTGGACCGGGCGTCCGCCGCAACCACGCTACCGAGATCCGGTATCCACGCTGGCCAAGCTGGTCACCGCCGCCGGTGCCGGCGCGGCCCGCCGAGTGACCTGGCGGCAAGGATCACGCCACCGGGCCGGCCGGCCGCAGATGATGTCATCCCGGTTCGTGTTCCTGCGTGTGCGACCCGCCGGCCGTGTCCTGCGGGACGCGCACCGCGGCCACGACCTGCCCGAAGCCTGGCTGATTGCCCAATGGCCACCCGGCGCCGCGGAGCCCATCAAGTACTGGCTGTCCAACCTGCCCAAACACATCAGCAAACGCACCCTGGTCCGATGGGCCAAACTACGCTGGCGGATCGAGCATGACTACCGCGAAGCCAAGACCGGTCTCGGCCTGGACCACTACGAAGGCCGCACCTGGCAAGGCTGGCACCACCACGTCACCCTCGTCTCCGCCGCGCACGCCTTCCTCACCCTGCAACGCCTGAACCCAAAAACCCAAGCGCCGGAATGA
- a CDS encoding helicase C-terminal domain-containing protein, with product MVRSIADEHNVVVLVPSKRQAEVWAPEANLTVSKADDITAAVARLTRGRVGLVVIINRYDGIDLPDEACRLLVIDSLPFAYNGLERREAVALRDSDAMVTRQLQRLEQGMGRGVRSRDDRCVVLLLGEQLIQLLSHPAYSDRLSGATHAQLDVSRVVASRLEGKTAEELRPVIAQVIGNDVGFRKLTRQKLTGVTYSPASVSETAAHLRSAYNHAVAGRPREAAGQAQTAVEAARNDRDAALAGWLGETYATYLHAVDPLAAQQALTDAGRLNNAVLKPRAGVEYNRITPPSYQAQQAVDYLTARYSTGQELTLGLAVVLADIDWDATRTPEAEASLADLGRHLGFTAQMPERDFKIGSDVLWSVGSHTYWVIEAKTGSKTAAIGKHDINQLAGSTNWCRTEYGTDATVVPIIVHQSHIISREGTPPPSARVINVQKLKGLKAAVYQFMRAVADGDRYRTPAEVEKQLTEFKLNTTGFIEAFTQLGYREPLSP from the coding sequence TTGGTCCGGTCGATCGCCGATGAGCACAACGTCGTCGTCCTAGTGCCCAGCAAGCGGCAGGCTGAGGTGTGGGCTCCCGAGGCGAACCTTACGGTCAGCAAAGCTGACGACATCACCGCTGCGGTTGCTAGGTTGACCCGCGGCCGAGTCGGCCTCGTCGTGATCATCAACCGCTACGACGGGATCGACCTGCCTGACGAGGCATGCAGGCTACTGGTCATCGACAGCCTGCCGTTCGCGTACAACGGCCTTGAGCGGCGCGAGGCGGTCGCCCTACGAGACAGTGATGCAATGGTCACACGCCAGCTCCAGCGATTGGAGCAGGGCATGGGCCGCGGCGTCCGGAGCCGCGACGATCGCTGTGTCGTCCTGCTGCTTGGCGAGCAACTGATCCAGCTGCTTTCCCACCCGGCCTATTCCGATCGTCTGTCCGGCGCCACCCACGCTCAGCTCGACGTGTCTCGCGTGGTCGCCAGCCGCCTAGAGGGCAAGACCGCTGAAGAGCTACGGCCCGTCATCGCCCAGGTCATCGGCAACGACGTCGGCTTCCGCAAGCTGACTCGCCAGAAGCTTACCGGCGTCACCTATAGCCCTGCGTCCGTCTCTGAGACCGCCGCCCACCTGCGAAGCGCCTACAACCACGCGGTCGCCGGCCGACCCCGCGAAGCAGCTGGCCAAGCGCAGACCGCCGTGGAGGCCGCGCGTAACGACCGAGACGCGGCGCTCGCCGGTTGGCTCGGAGAAACATACGCGACCTATCTACACGCAGTCGACCCACTCGCCGCCCAGCAGGCACTCACGGACGCTGGACGACTTAACAACGCCGTGCTGAAGCCGCGCGCCGGCGTTGAGTACAACCGCATAACCCCACCGTCGTACCAGGCACAGCAAGCGGTCGACTATCTCACCGCTCGATATTCGACCGGACAGGAGCTGACCCTCGGTCTGGCAGTCGTGCTGGCAGATATCGATTGGGATGCCACACGCACACCTGAGGCCGAGGCCAGTCTGGCCGACCTCGGCCGCCATCTCGGATTCACCGCGCAAATGCCTGAACGGGACTTCAAGATCGGCAGCGACGTCCTATGGAGCGTCGGGAGCCACACCTACTGGGTGATCGAGGCGAAGACCGGATCCAAGACCGCGGCGATCGGCAAGCACGACATCAACCAACTCGCTGGTTCGACGAACTGGTGCCGAACCGAGTACGGCACGGACGCGACCGTCGTACCGATCATCGTCCACCAAAGTCACATCATCAGTCGCGAAGGCACACCACCCCCGAGCGCCCGGGTCATCAACGTCCAAAAGCTCAAGGGCCTGAAGGCAGCGGTCTACCAGTTCATGCGAGCAGTTGCGGACGGCGACCGCTACCGCACTCCGGCAGAAGTCGAGAAGCAGCTCACCGAGTTCAAACTCAACACGACCGGGTTTATCGAAGCGTTCACACAACTCGGCTACCGAGAACCGCTCAGCCCTTGA